A region of the Alphaproteobacteria bacterium genome:
GCGGGAAACGTAAATCATAACAAATAGTTAACCCTATTTTGCCCCAGGGAAGGTTAGCAACAACAGCACAATCACCAGGGGCATAAAAATTGGATTCTTTATAAACACCATGATCTTGTAAATTGACATCAAATAAATGAATTTTATCATAGAAAGTAACAATATTTCCATGTGGATTTATAAGATATGAGCGGTTAACAGAATATTGTTCGTCAATCTTAATACTTAAAGAACCAATTAATAAATATATAGATAATTGATGAGCTAATGATGTAAATTTTTTTAAAGCTGGATGCTCAGATTCGTAATAATTATTGATTATTTTATTTGAAGCAAAATCTTTTTCTACTAAGCAAGTATTTTCAGGTGTCAAAATTA
Encoded here:
- a CDS encoding carbon-nitrogen hydrolase family protein, giving the protein ILTPENTCLVEKDFASNKIINNYYESEHPALKKFTSLAHQLSIYLLIGSLSIKIDEQYSVNRSYLINPHGNIVTFYDKIHLFDVNLQDHGVYKESNFYAPGDCAVVANLPWGKIGLTICYDLRFPHLYRYLAQKKADFIAIPSSFTYNTGMAHWHILQRARAIETGSFIFAPAQCGKDSNGRQTFGHSMIIDPWGKVLAEAYQEPTIIYSIVEPNFVIEVRKKIPSLSVGRKFYFKDNE